In one Dreissena polymorpha isolate Duluth1 chromosome 7, UMN_Dpol_1.0, whole genome shotgun sequence genomic region, the following are encoded:
- the LOC127837456 gene encoding uncharacterized protein LOC127837456 isoform X5, with protein sequence MSVDMQQLSNSLETILNELNKLKSAQEASIQSVELSWNEKLQEIRDLRKKLNAALDELEKTTLKELDEIRATLQTSLKKDVDDCTRLKDELKQLSEAVNALCDKSKKEIEYIASRKCLDKIQESEAYLKENPFKLQRSLIFQANIDIEQYLSQQASLGRLEDSMQSLKMNPNQVMTVMRKLEYSVRISSDRKQTCRINGICCLPSGQVIVTDYYNNKLKLLDQHYTVSSHCDVSGDLEDICQITSSEVAVTVNKNVQLISVINGQLVSGRKLQLPHAARGIAHHQGAVYVTSGTALYQYTLTGSLVKKIYEDSCGSTTGVFRCAVSPAGDRIYITNYAQDKLITLATDGTLISTFMDPELQLPRGVHVTPSGQILVCGFSSHTVIQVHCEGRKKLATLVSSKDGVREPESVCYNTKTDQIIVGLFSSIIKVMELQ encoded by the exons ATGTCAGTGGATATGCAACAGCTGTCAAACAGTCTTGAAACTATTCTCAATGAACTTAATAAGTTAAAAAGTGCACaagaggccagcattcagtcTGTGGAGTTATCATGGAAtgaaaaactgcaagaaatccGAGATCTGCGAAAGAAATTAAATGCTGCTCTGGATGAATTAGAAAAAACAACCttgaaagaattggatgaaattAGGGCCACATTGCAAACCTCTCTCAAGAAAGATGTTGACGACTGCACCAGACTGAAGGATGAACTGAAACAACTCAGTGAAGCTGTTAATGCCCTTTGTGATAAGAGCAAAAAAGAAATTGAGTACATAGCCAGCAGAAAATGTCTGGACAAAATACAGGAGTCTGAGGCATATCTGAAGGAAAACCCTTTTAAGTTGCAGAGGTCACTGATATTCCAGGCAAACATCGACATTGAGCAGTACCTGTCTCAACAGGCAAGTCTAGGGAGGTTGGAAGACAGTATGCAGTCACTCAAGATGAACCCAAACCAGGTGATGACTGTGATGAGGAAATTGGAGTATAGTGTTAGAATATCAAGTGACAGGAAGCAGACTTGCAGAATTAATGGCATTTGCTGCCTCCCTAGTGGCCAGGTCATTGTCACAgattactataataataaactGAAGCTGTTGGACCAGCATTACACTGTGTCCAGTCACTGTGATGTGTCTGGTGACTTGGAGGATATTTGCCAAATCACATCCAGTGAGGTTGCTGTAActgttaataaaaatgtgcagttAATATCTGTGATCAATGGGCAGTTGGTGAGTGGGAGAAAGTTGCAGTTACCGCATGCAGCCCGTGGTATTGCCCACCACCAAGGAGCAGTGTATGTCACCTCTGGCACTGCCCTTTACCAATACACTCTGACGGGATCGCTTGTGAAAAAGATTTATGAGGATTCATGTGGCTCAACTACAGgag TGTTTAGATGTGCAGTGAGTCCTGCTGGGGACAGGATCTATATCACCAACTACGCGCAGGACAAGCTCATCACTCTGGCTACAGATGGCACCCTGATATCCACTTTCATGGACCCTGAACTCCAATTACCACGGGGTGTACACGTTACTCCTTCAGGACAAATCCTTGTCTGTGGATTCAGCTCCCATACTGTCATACAGGTGCATTGTGAGGGAAGAAAGAAACTGGCAACCCTGGTGTCATCGAAAGATGGAGTACGCGAGCCAGAGTCTGTCTGCTACAACACCAAGACTGACCAGATCATTGTTGGACTATTTAGTAGTATAATCAAGGTTATGGAATTGCAATAG
- the LOC127837456 gene encoding uncharacterized protein LOC127837456 isoform X1 — translation MATSIGSVHNSLDLVKDYVCGACESKNVQEIAYYFCATCLKFFCENCISQHDQLYANHSKYGREDTNKWPLTKTMEDLLLKCDVHKDKKLKMFCQDHSQLCCTDCVLLNHRQCTDVALISDTVKKMSVDMQQLSNSLETILNELNKLKSAQEASIQSVELSWNEKLQEIRDLRKKLNAALDELEKTTLKELDEIRATLQTSLKKDVDDCTRLKDELKQLSEAVNALCDKSKKEIEYIASRKCLDKIQESEAYLKENPFKLQRSLIFQANIDIEQYLSQQASLGRLEDSMQSLKMNPNQVMTVMRKLEYSVRISSDRKQTCRINGICCLPSGQVIVTDYYNNKLKLLDQHYTVSSHCDVSGDLEDICQITSSEVAVTVNKNVQLISVINGQLVSGRKLQLPHAARGIAHHQGAVYVTSGTALYQYTLTGSLVKKIYEDSCGSTTGVFRCAVSPAGDRIYITNYAQDKLITLATDGTLISTFMDPELQLPRGVHVTPSGQILVCGFSSHTVIQVHCEGRKKLATLVSSKDGVREPESVCYNTKTDQIIVGLFSSIIKVMELQ, via the exons ATGGCAACTTCTATAGGTTCAGTTCATAACAGTTTAGATTTAGTGAAGGACTATGTATGTGGTGCTTGCGAAAGTAAAAATGTTCAAGAAATTGCTTATTATTTCTGTGCAacatgtttaaagtttttttgtgaaaattgcATTTCTCAACATGATCAGTTATATGCAAATCATTCCAAATACGGAAGAGAAGACACAAATAAATGGCCTCTTACAAAGACAATGGAGGATTTGCTACTGAAATGTGATGTCCACAAGGACaagaaactgaaaatgttttgccaggaccacagtcagctgtgctgcactgATTGTGTTCTACTGAATCACAG ACAGTGCACTGATGTAGCTCTAATTTCTGATACAGTCAAAAAGATGTCAGTGGATATGCAACAGCTGTCAAACAGTCTTGAAACTATTCTCAATGAACTTAATAAGTTAAAAAGTGCACaagaggccagcattcagtcTGTGGAGTTATCATGGAAtgaaaaactgcaagaaatccGAGATCTGCGAAAGAAATTAAATGCTGCTCTGGATGAATTAGAAAAAACAACCttgaaagaattggatgaaattAGGGCCACATTGCAAACCTCTCTCAAGAAAGATGTTGACGACTGCACCAGACTGAAGGATGAACTGAAACAACTCAGTGAAGCTGTTAATGCCCTTTGTGATAAGAGCAAAAAAGAAATTGAGTACATAGCCAGCAGAAAATGTCTGGACAAAATACAGGAGTCTGAGGCATATCTGAAGGAAAACCCTTTTAAGTTGCAGAGGTCACTGATATTCCAGGCAAACATCGACATTGAGCAGTACCTGTCTCAACAGGCAAGTCTAGGGAGGTTGGAAGACAGTATGCAGTCACTCAAGATGAACCCAAACCAGGTGATGACTGTGATGAGGAAATTGGAGTATAGTGTTAGAATATCAAGTGACAGGAAGCAGACTTGCAGAATTAATGGCATTTGCTGCCTCCCTAGTGGCCAGGTCATTGTCACAgattactataataataaactGAAGCTGTTGGACCAGCATTACACTGTGTCCAGTCACTGTGATGTGTCTGGTGACTTGGAGGATATTTGCCAAATCACATCCAGTGAGGTTGCTGTAActgttaataaaaatgtgcagttAATATCTGTGATCAATGGGCAGTTGGTGAGTGGGAGAAAGTTGCAGTTACCGCATGCAGCCCGTGGTATTGCCCACCACCAAGGAGCAGTGTATGTCACCTCTGGCACTGCCCTTTACCAATACACTCTGACGGGATCGCTTGTGAAAAAGATTTATGAGGATTCATGTGGCTCAACTACAGgag TGTTTAGATGTGCAGTGAGTCCTGCTGGGGACAGGATCTATATCACCAACTACGCGCAGGACAAGCTCATCACTCTGGCTACAGATGGCACCCTGATATCCACTTTCATGGACCCTGAACTCCAATTACCACGGGGTGTACACGTTACTCCTTCAGGACAAATCCTTGTCTGTGGATTCAGCTCCCATACTGTCATACAGGTGCATTGTGAGGGAAGAAAGAAACTGGCAACCCTGGTGTCATCGAAAGATGGAGTACGCGAGCCAGAGTCTGTCTGCTACAACACCAAGACTGACCAGATCATTGTTGGACTATTTAGTAGTATAATCAAGGTTATGGAATTGCAATAG